The Hyphococcus flavus genome contains a region encoding:
- a CDS encoding phytanoyl-CoA dioxygenase family protein — MEFTFSDFSAPWFERPFFDEAAKQDQEPHIVRLAEDFRRDGYLKLALDFDPATLDAVEAETRALHGCARRVQHLWRRSAAIRDLACAPQVLSLLSALYGRRAFPFQTLNFPIGTQQRTHSDTFHFHSAPSRYMCGVWVALEDIDEDNGPLHYFPGSHALPIFTLEDIGSHHYGDYETYVAKLLHRCGFKKELGLMKRGEVLIWSANLFHGGERIKDPARTRLSQVTHYYFDDCMYFTPRLKESPFSKGRLRYPYDFSQNRFIKNRHFDGYVDVSFRDRLSNWRAVYMKHTPTTPVKS, encoded by the coding sequence ATGGAATTCACTTTCAGTGATTTCTCGGCGCCTTGGTTCGAGCGGCCTTTTTTCGATGAGGCTGCGAAGCAGGACCAGGAGCCCCATATTGTCCGTCTTGCGGAAGATTTTCGCCGCGACGGCTATCTGAAGCTCGCGTTGGACTTCGATCCGGCGACGTTAGACGCTGTCGAGGCTGAAACCCGTGCGCTGCATGGGTGCGCGCGGCGGGTGCAGCATCTGTGGCGCCGTTCGGCCGCCATTCGCGATCTCGCCTGCGCGCCGCAGGTATTGTCATTGCTGTCTGCGCTTTACGGACGCCGCGCGTTTCCGTTTCAGACACTGAATTTCCCGATCGGCACGCAGCAAAGAACGCACTCCGACACATTCCATTTTCACTCGGCGCCCTCGCGATACATGTGCGGCGTGTGGGTGGCGCTGGAAGACATAGATGAAGACAACGGGCCGCTGCATTACTTTCCGGGCAGTCACGCGCTGCCGATTTTTACGCTCGAGGATATCGGCTCGCACCACTATGGCGATTATGAAACCTATGTAGCCAAGCTGTTGCATCGATGCGGTTTCAAAAAAGAACTGGGGCTCATGAAACGCGGTGAAGTGCTGATCTGGTCGGCCAATCTGTTTCACGGCGGCGAGCGGATCAAGGACCCGGCGCGCACGCGGCTCAGTCAGGTCACCCATTATTATTTCGATGATTGCATGTATTTCACGCCGCGCCTGAAAGAATCACCCTTCAGCAAAGGGCGGTTGCGCTACCCCTACGACTTCAGTCAAAACCGGTTTATCAAAAACCGCCATTTCGACGGTTATGTTGACGTGTCGTTTCGCGATCGCCTGAGCAACTGGCGAGCAGTTTATATGAAACACACGCCGACGACGCCAGTTAAATCCTGA
- a CDS encoding M28 family peptidase, with translation MKNCLLAGLAAVSVSTCLQAASAKDADANRLEADVRYLSDDLFEGREAGTRGYDLAAKFVASRYQALGLKPGGDDGSYFQAVPMRETKAAAPEGGVLRFSGPNAPDTFIRGEDYLVGANFTGTEVDIEAEVVFVGFSFVSEEHGRDDFANVDVDGKIVAFLYGAPKFLNSEERAHNRSIRAQRASENGAIGALGFWSPGLEQRYSFADAIENLPTSTSLEWVQDGGEVYSTAPNIRASASISLDGAEKLFANAPHTWAEIMEMAESEQGEVPSFPLNMTARIESRSVHKDVSSPNVVAILEGADPALRDEYVVMTAHLDHHGIDPTDEEGDDEINNGAIDNMTGVSAILEIARLFAENPPRRSVIFIALTAEEKGLVGSDYFAQNPTAPAEKIVANINLDMAIVTYPFTDIVAFGGERSTMYPVVEAAAGRAGLTLSPDPQPEQGFFTRSDQYSFVKTGVPALNIDLGFANGGEAAQQEFLENHYHEVSDEADLIDYEQLRRFAQVNYEIARGVADMDTRPLWKKGDFFGKTFNGPMEE, from the coding sequence ATGAAAAATTGTCTATTAGCCGGCCTTGCGGCCGTTTCCGTTAGTACGTGCCTGCAAGCGGCGTCAGCGAAAGACGCCGATGCAAATCGGCTCGAAGCGGATGTCCGGTACCTCTCCGATGACCTTTTTGAGGGTCGTGAAGCAGGAACCCGCGGTTATGATTTGGCGGCGAAGTTCGTGGCGTCGCGTTATCAGGCGCTTGGCCTCAAGCCAGGCGGCGATGACGGCAGCTATTTTCAGGCCGTTCCAATGCGGGAAACCAAAGCCGCCGCACCGGAAGGCGGCGTCTTGCGCTTTTCGGGTCCCAACGCGCCAGACACTTTTATTCGCGGGGAGGATTATTTGGTCGGCGCTAACTTTACGGGAACTGAAGTCGATATCGAAGCTGAGGTGGTGTTTGTCGGGTTCAGTTTTGTTTCCGAAGAGCATGGGCGCGATGATTTCGCCAATGTTGATGTTGACGGAAAGATCGTCGCCTTTCTTTATGGCGCGCCGAAATTTCTCAACAGCGAAGAACGCGCCCATAACCGGTCCATACGCGCACAGCGCGCATCCGAAAACGGCGCCATCGGCGCCCTAGGGTTCTGGTCGCCAGGACTTGAACAACGCTACAGCTTTGCGGACGCGATAGAAAATTTGCCGACTTCCACATCACTGGAATGGGTGCAAGATGGCGGAGAGGTTTACTCAACCGCACCCAATATTCGCGCGAGCGCCAGCATAAGCCTCGACGGTGCAGAGAAACTCTTCGCCAACGCACCACATACCTGGGCTGAGATCATGGAGATGGCTGAGAGCGAACAAGGCGAAGTCCCCTCTTTTCCGCTCAACATGACAGCACGCATCGAAAGCCGTTCGGTTCATAAGGATGTGTCATCACCGAATGTGGTCGCCATTCTGGAAGGCGCCGACCCGGCCCTGCGCGATGAGTATGTGGTCATGACCGCGCATCTTGACCATCACGGCATCGACCCCACAGATGAAGAGGGCGATGACGAAATCAACAATGGCGCGATCGACAACATGACCGGCGTCTCCGCCATATTAGAAATAGCAAGGCTGTTCGCTGAAAACCCGCCGCGCCGGTCTGTCATCTTTATTGCACTGACAGCAGAGGAAAAAGGCCTTGTGGGCTCTGACTATTTTGCGCAAAACCCGACGGCGCCTGCGGAAAAGATTGTCGCGAACATCAATCTCGATATGGCGATCGTCACCTATCCGTTTACGGACATTGTCGCTTTTGGCGGAGAGCGCTCGACCATGTATCCGGTGGTAGAAGCGGCCGCAGGGCGCGCGGGGCTGACGTTGAGCCCTGACCCGCAACCGGAACAGGGCTTCTTCACCCGCTCCGACCAGTACAGTTTTGTGAAGACGGGCGTGCCGGCGCTGAATATCGATCTCGGTTTCGCCAATGGCGGCGAGGCGGCGCAGCAGGAGTTCCTCGAAAACCACTATCACGAAGTCAGCGACGAAGCGGATTTGATCGACTACGAACAGCTCCGGCGGTTTGCGCAGGTCAATTATGAAATCGCTCGCGGCGTCGCCGACATGGATACGCGCCCGCTTTGGAAAAAAGGCGACTTCTTCGGCAAGACCTTTAACGGCCCGATGGAGGAGTAA
- a CDS encoding helix-turn-helix transcriptional regulator yields the protein MSKISNAKIGKSDKPRKTKANGAEAGATRAAILDMMKREGEQCASHMGPALGITPMAARLQLYALEEEGLVKARSEAQGRGRPLKYWSLTEKAANVFPDAHQSLAVEMIKSVEELFGAEGLAKLVKKHGNMQRAAYGEKLASAKTTAERVKRLAKARSDEGYMAEAKKDGRDWLLIENHCPICSAAKACTGLCAGELKVFSDVLGKDVKVEREEHILAGARRCAYRVRVK from the coding sequence ATGAGCAAAATATCGAACGCAAAAATCGGAAAATCCGATAAACCCAGAAAAACAAAGGCCAATGGGGCTGAGGCTGGCGCCACGCGCGCCGCTATTCTCGACATGATGAAACGGGAAGGGGAGCAGTGCGCGTCGCATATGGGCCCGGCGCTCGGCATTACACCCATGGCCGCGCGTCTGCAGCTTTATGCGCTTGAAGAAGAAGGTCTCGTCAAGGCGCGATCAGAAGCGCAGGGGCGCGGGCGCCCGCTCAAATACTGGTCGCTTACCGAAAAGGCCGCGAACGTTTTTCCTGACGCGCATCAGTCGCTGGCGGTTGAGATGATCAAGTCCGTTGAGGAACTGTTTGGCGCTGAAGGGTTGGCGAAGCTCGTCAAGAAGCATGGGAACATGCAGCGCGCTGCCTATGGCGAAAAACTGGCCAGTGCGAAAACCACGGCTGAACGCGTCAAGCGATTAGCCAAGGCTCGATCCGACGAAGGCTACATGGCCGAGGCGAAAAAAGACGGGCGCGACTGGCTGCTGATCGAAAATCACTGTCCGATCTGTTCGGCGGCGAAAGCCTGCACCGGTCTTTGCGCAGGCGAGTTGAAAGTTTTCTCAGACGTCCTCGGCAAGGACGTGAAAGTCGAACGCGAAGAACACATCCTCGCCGGCGCGCGGCGATGCGCGTATCGGGTGCGGGTGAAATAG
- a CDS encoding VOC family protein produces MAEKKTTETPAAQRLEHVNMVVTNLDATTNFLLAAFPEWRIRGEGGGEWAGVPRRWAHVGDDGNYLTLNEFKIPEAAKGRHRDLKGAEPGLAHLGFEVTDIDAVMARLKDAGYAPDHLGEDHPHRRNIYYVNEEGLEFEFVEYSSTIPQEKNLYQ; encoded by the coding sequence ATGGCCGAAAAGAAAACAACCGAAACGCCGGCCGCACAGCGACTGGAACACGTCAACATGGTCGTGACCAACCTCGACGCGACAACGAATTTCCTGCTCGCGGCGTTTCCCGAATGGCGCATACGCGGCGAAGGCGGCGGCGAGTGGGCAGGCGTGCCGCGGCGCTGGGCGCATGTTGGCGATGACGGCAACTATCTGACGCTCAACGAGTTCAAAATTCCTGAAGCCGCAAAAGGACGGCACCGCGACCTGAAAGGCGCCGAGCCCGGCCTTGCCCATCTGGGCTTTGAAGTCACCGACATCGACGCTGTCATGGCGCGGCTCAAGGACGCTGGTTATGCGCCCGATCATCTGGGTGAGGATCATCCCCACCGGCGCAATATTTATTACGTCAACGAAGAAGGACTTGAGTTCGAATTTGTCGAGTACTCAAGCACGATCCCGCAGGAAAAGAACCTTTATCAATAG
- a CDS encoding flavodoxin family protein, giving the protein MSIIGFLGSSRSDGHTAALTRQVFTKLDQAELVDLSKLTIGPYSYDDAYAADDFAPLAQKMKKAKAIVFASPVYWYSMSAQMKTFFDRLTDLTGGALKPIGKSLAGKHMFAIATGGSPSAPASFTQPFADTAGYFDMHWGGLLYARSSEVHSTDTEQQLKKFSEAVQTSI; this is encoded by the coding sequence ATGTCGATTATCGGTTTTCTGGGATCGTCGAGGTCCGATGGCCACACTGCCGCGTTGACCAGGCAAGTCTTCACCAAGCTTGATCAGGCGGAACTTGTCGATCTCAGCAAACTGACGATTGGCCCCTATTCCTATGACGACGCCTATGCGGCGGATGACTTCGCCCCGCTGGCGCAAAAAATGAAAAAGGCGAAGGCAATCGTCTTCGCCAGCCCCGTCTACTGGTACTCCATGAGCGCGCAGATGAAGACGTTTTTTGACAGACTGACTGACCTGACGGGCGGCGCGTTAAAACCAATAGGCAAGTCACTCGCCGGAAAACACATGTTCGCCATCGCTACGGGCGGCTCGCCATCGGCGCCGGCGTCTTTCACGCAACCGTTCGCCGATACGGCCGGTTATTTCGACATGCATTGGGGCGGGCTATTATATGCGCGCAGTAGTGAAGTTCATTCGACCGACACTGAACAGCAACTGAAAAAGTTTTCGGAAGCCGTTCAGACATCAATCTGA
- a CDS encoding tetratricopeptide repeat protein translates to MRNFLSELRRRNVFRVAGAYGVAGWLLAQVAATLEGAVGLPAWFDGMVVSLLLIGFPIALILAWAFELTPEGVKLTAAAPDGEGAAPKTAKALDYAIIGGLIFVAMLIVADRLMPEKSPAVDTTANSEPAAASIAVLPFADLSPSGDQEYFSDGIAEEILNVLVRIDGLEVTSRTSSFQFKGQELGVPEIAERLTVRHVLEGSVRKAGDTIRITAQLIDARTDAHLWSDTFDRPLTAANIFAIQDEIAEAIVEALSEVMGVAAPPEINVTPVTDNVAAYDLFLKAREYYVARTRLDEVEALLARATEQDPNFADAWALHAAVISLFVEYGYAPMTDWDEHVRKNREFADRALSLDPDNAIAIAAKANARSISAQKMHSKEDFADIISEFKRALAINPRDGSTLNWLGLTYNTVGERERGLEQFQACLKYEPFYAPCAENIYDAQAALGMADEAWASYQHSLDKGLVTTSWTNFGLLAKYDNAVAFKIAANKEGMLQGYRRHDELYDAFKNIDADHGELAKDALSFARLKNQDSPGENLALLLTPLGAYDLTPLPAVTWLPELRNYRQSEQFKNYIRRSGVYDYWRKVGFPPQCKPRGENDFACE, encoded by the coding sequence ATGAGAAATTTCCTTTCGGAACTAAGACGGCGCAATGTCTTCCGTGTGGCTGGCGCCTATGGCGTTGCAGGCTGGCTTTTGGCGCAGGTCGCGGCGACGCTGGAGGGCGCGGTCGGTCTGCCCGCCTGGTTTGACGGCATGGTCGTCAGCCTGCTGCTGATCGGTTTCCCCATTGCGCTGATCCTTGCCTGGGCGTTCGAACTGACGCCGGAGGGCGTCAAGCTCACTGCCGCTGCGCCAGACGGTGAAGGCGCAGCGCCCAAAACCGCCAAAGCGCTGGACTATGCTATTATCGGCGGGCTGATCTTTGTCGCCATGCTGATTGTTGCGGACAGGCTCATGCCGGAAAAGTCGCCCGCAGTAGATACGACAGCGAATTCTGAACCCGCCGCCGCCTCTATCGCCGTTCTTCCTTTTGCTGACTTATCGCCATCAGGTGATCAGGAATACTTCTCTGACGGGATCGCCGAGGAAATTCTGAACGTCCTTGTGCGGATCGATGGTCTTGAGGTGACGTCACGCACATCATCCTTCCAGTTCAAGGGGCAAGAGCTTGGCGTGCCGGAGATCGCTGAGCGCCTGACTGTACGCCATGTGCTTGAAGGCTCGGTCAGAAAAGCCGGCGACACCATCCGCATCACGGCGCAGCTAATTGACGCGCGCACAGATGCTCATCTGTGGTCGGACACATTCGACCGGCCGCTGACGGCCGCAAATATCTTCGCCATACAGGACGAAATCGCCGAAGCTATTGTTGAGGCGCTAAGCGAAGTCATGGGTGTCGCCGCACCGCCAGAAATCAACGTTACGCCAGTGACGGATAACGTGGCTGCCTATGACCTGTTTCTGAAAGCACGGGAATATTATGTTGCGCGAACGAGACTCGACGAGGTGGAAGCGCTGCTGGCGCGCGCCACGGAGCAAGATCCCAACTTCGCCGACGCCTGGGCGTTGCACGCCGCCGTTATCAGCCTGTTTGTGGAGTATGGCTACGCGCCGATGACCGACTGGGACGAGCATGTCCGCAAGAACCGTGAATTCGCCGACCGCGCGTTATCGCTTGACCCGGATAACGCCATCGCTATCGCCGCAAAGGCGAACGCCCGCTCGATCTCAGCGCAGAAAATGCACAGCAAGGAAGATTTCGCCGACATCATTTCGGAGTTCAAGCGCGCCCTTGCCATTAACCCGCGCGACGGCTCGACCCTGAACTGGCTCGGCCTCACCTATAACACAGTTGGCGAGCGCGAGCGCGGGCTGGAACAATTTCAGGCTTGTCTGAAATATGAGCCATTCTACGCGCCATGCGCCGAAAACATTTATGACGCCCAGGCCGCCCTTGGCATGGCGGATGAAGCGTGGGCGAGTTATCAGCATTCTCTGGACAAGGGGCTGGTGACGACAAGCTGGACGAATTTTGGACTGCTGGCGAAATACGACAACGCCGTCGCATTCAAGATCGCCGCCAACAAGGAAGGCATGCTGCAAGGGTACCGGCGGCATGACGAATTGTATGACGCATTCAAAAATATCGATGCGGACCATGGCGAACTTGCCAAAGACGCGCTCAGTTTCGCCCGTCTCAAAAATCAAGACTCACCGGGCGAAAATCTCGCCCTGCTGTTAACGCCGCTCGGCGCCTATGATTTGACTCCGCTGCCTGCAGTGACCTGGCTGCCGGAATTGCGCAATTACAGGCAATCGGAACAATTCAAAAACTACATCCGCCGGTCTGGCGTATACGACTACTGGCGCAAGGTTGGCTTTCCACCGCAATGCAAGCCACGGGGTGAAAACGACTTTGCCTGCGAGTAA
- a CDS encoding nuclear transport factor 2 family protein produces MRQFIIFLGFAALAACSNAPDTTATEQNAKALVEAVYAGFAAGDMDRVTGAMAADIVWNEAEGNPYADNNPYVGPETVLTGLLARLGGEWDGFAAVPQEYVSEGGRVIVFGRYGGTYKASGKSMDAPFVHSWTVVDGKITAFQQYTDTAEHAAVMAQ; encoded by the coding sequence GTGAGGCAGTTTATAATATTTTTGGGCTTTGCGGCGCTGGCCGCATGTTCGAACGCGCCGGACACGACCGCGACGGAACAAAATGCAAAAGCCCTTGTCGAGGCAGTCTACGCCGGCTTCGCCGCTGGCGATATGGATCGCGTCACCGGCGCAATGGCGGCGGACATCGTCTGGAACGAGGCGGAAGGCAATCCCTATGCAGACAATAACCCTTACGTGGGTCCCGAAACGGTCTTAACCGGCCTCTTAGCGCGACTTGGCGGCGAATGGGACGGCTTTGCCGCCGTACCGCAGGAATATGTGAGCGAGGGCGGCCGCGTCATCGTCTTCGGCCGTTACGGCGGAACTTATAAAGCTTCAGGCAAATCCATGGACGCGCCGTTCGTTCATTCATGGACCGTTGTTGACGGCAAGATCACCGCGTTTCAGCAATATACTGATACGGCGGAACACGCCGCTGTCATGGCGCAATAG
- a CDS encoding DUF6090 family protein, which produces MILRRVIEHVKTQNWVAVFLDFVIVVVGILIAFQINAWSARQAEKQSLHVALERLRDEIQLNIGVIDENSKLHDDIAAAGHELLDAIRDPELDEIPMVLIGTVFAEGFTSDYSTGALTYVLNQQPFHNTENGDLRRIITTLPAQYLDALEDERVTIQLLDRQWVPYISQYLPVETFWNLVNEKRDRAGSFQSEDGATIQDVVSLDEFKQLASTLRFQNEIVNRIGYQDLIVIEQRELRKVLGQALALIEEELE; this is translated from the coding sequence ATGATCCTCCGTCGCGTCATAGAACACGTAAAGACCCAGAACTGGGTCGCCGTTTTCCTCGACTTCGTTATCGTCGTCGTCGGCATCCTCATCGCATTTCAAATCAACGCATGGTCGGCGCGACAGGCAGAAAAACAATCCTTGCACGTTGCGCTGGAACGATTGCGTGATGAAATCCAGTTAAACATCGGCGTTATTGATGAGAATTCGAAACTGCACGACGACATTGCCGCTGCCGGTCACGAATTGCTTGACGCAATTCGTGACCCGGAATTGGATGAAATTCCCATGGTGTTGATCGGCACTGTCTTCGCTGAAGGATTCACCAGCGATTACTCAACAGGAGCGCTCACCTATGTGCTGAACCAGCAGCCATTTCACAATACTGAAAATGGCGACCTCCGACGCATAATTACAACTTTGCCGGCGCAATACCTAGATGCGCTGGAGGATGAGAGAGTCACAATCCAGCTTCTTGATAGGCAATGGGTGCCCTATATTAGCCAATATTTGCCAGTTGAAACATTCTGGAATTTGGTCAACGAGAAAAGAGACAGGGCGGGATCATTCCAATCGGAAGACGGCGCTACCATCCAAGATGTTGTTTCATTGGATGAGTTCAAACAGCTCGCATCGACCCTGAGGTTTCAAAACGAAATTGTAAATCGCATAGGGTATCAAGATCTAATCGTGATTGAGCAACGGGAGTTGCGAAAAGTTCTTGGGCAGGCTCTGGCGCTGATTGAAGAGGAGTTAGAATAG